In Scylla paramamosain isolate STU-SP2022 chromosome 19, ASM3559412v1, whole genome shotgun sequence, a single genomic region encodes these proteins:
- the LOC135109856 gene encoding uncharacterized protein LOC135109856, whose amino-acid sequence MARESSLVAVAVVLVGVLVGGASAVFPYGYYGTPSVLYHPYYSAPPISQPVTYTGLPMRPISLRAEEVMVLPCPGEGFFVHPTNSSRFYRCVDHTGTGRFFVRYIFECAPGFVFNPEPKVQTCIPGAGSVLGSTQPPTTGPPTDAPVPSTNPPVTPPSSTDPPVPSVPPTDPPVPSVPPTDPPVTQPPVTDIPVPPTESTAPPTPDDNCKGQYVQHEMYCNVYRRCNDTSKRYMCPQGTAFSEQRQMCRIGAADEELCVGKIVAAVSSQLRTELVDGHILLPDDAVLVPLLTSPLTASHVAPHILTLRTPNVPQPHPYNFPSPGSSFAAIPYSTVVKPQSLSLVRPRPLTSPYAATGYDSQSVTVNNVRKPQKHLHFPNFFPYAQGDSNLGYGSPYYRDPSTGYGNLPLGYQSPQVVPGNPNFAYSPLFP is encoded by the exons ATGGCGCGCGAATCATCACTGGTAGCGGTGGCTGTGGTGCTGGTGGGCGTGCTGGTGGGAGGTGCTTCTGCTGTCTTTCCCTATGGCTACTACGGCACACCTTCTGTCCTCTATCACCCTTACTACAGTGCCCCGCCCATCTCCCAGCCTGTGACAT aCACCGGTTTACCTATGCGTCCCATTAGTTTGAGAGCAGAAGAGGTGATGGTGCTGCCGTGTCCAGGGGAAGGCTTCTTCGTACACCCTACCAACAGTTCTCGTTTCTATAG GTGCGTGGACCATACAGGGACGGGCCGGTTCTTTGTGAGGTACATCTTTGAGTGTGCACCTGGCTTTGTCTTCAACCCTGAGCCAAAGGTCCAGACTTGCATTCCTGGGGCGGGCTCAGTCTTAGGCTCCACGCAACCACCAACCACTGGGCCCCCTACAGACGCTCCAGTGCCTTCAACAAACCCTCCTGTCACACCTCCTTCTTCCACAGATCCTCCCGTTCCTTCTGTACCTCCCACAGATCCTCCcgttccttctgttcctcctacaGATCCTCCCGTCACACAGCCTCCAGTCACAGATATTCCCGTTCCGCCAACAGAAAGCACCGCTCCTCCTACCCCAGATGAT AATTGCAAGGGGCAGTACGTGCAGCATGAGATGTACTGCAACGTGTATCGACGGTGCAACGACACGAGCAAGCGGTACATGTGTCCTCAGGGTACCGCGTTCAGCGAGCAGCGGCAGATGTGCAGGATTGGCGCAgc GGACGAGGAGCTGTGTGTGGGCAAGATAGTGGCAGCCGTATCGTCCCAATTACGCACTGAGCTGGTGGACGGACACATTCTCTTGCCAGATGACGCCGTGCTTGTGCCGTTGCTTACCTCTCCTCTCACAGCAAGTCACGTGGCACCACACATACTAACCCTCAGAACCCCAAACGTTCCCCAACCTCATCCTTACAATTTCCCTTCCCCTGGCTCTAGTTTCGCTGCCATACCCTATTCCACTGTAGTTAAGCCCCAGAGTCTGTCCCTAGTTAGGCCACGTCCCTTGACATCGCCATACGCAGCTACAGGTTACGATTCTCAGTCCGTGACAGTGAACAACGTTAGGAAACCGCAGAAACACTTGCATTTTCCGAACTTCTTTCCCTACGCCCAAGGGGATTCGAACCTGGGATACGGGAGTCCTTACTACAGGGATCCTAGTACAGGTTACGGGAATCTTCCTTTAGGGTACCAGAGCCCTCAAGTAGTTCCAGGGAATCCTAACTTTGCATACAGTCCTCTATTTCCctga